The following proteins are co-located in the Panthera uncia isolate 11264 chromosome F1, Puncia_PCG_1.0, whole genome shotgun sequence genome:
- the IL24 gene encoding interleukin-24, with protein sequence MPLLGRSPSSVGCLPFFQQDPHLVLPSLQMGFPVLRTSLLCLSLILHLWSQGPGIQGQEFQFGPCRVEGVVLQELWEAFWAMKDIVQAKDNITNVRLLRKEVLHNVSNAESCYLIRALLKFYLNTVFKNYQDKAADFRVRKSFSTLANNFIVIVSKLQPSQENEMFSVSDSARRRFLLFQRAFKQLDIEAAQTKAFGEVDILLTWMEKFYQL encoded by the exons ATGCCGCTGCTGGGCAGAAGTCCTTCCTCAGTGGGATGCCTCCCTTTCTTCCAGCAGGATCCACACCTggtccttccttccctgcagaTGGGCTTTCCAGTGCTGAGgacttccctcctctgcctgagTCTGATCCTACATCTTTGGAGCCAGGGGCCAGGCATCCAGGGCCAAGAGTTCCAATTCGGACCCTGCCGGGTGGAGGGAGTCGTCCTCCAGGAACTGTGGGAGGCCTTCTGGGCCATGAAGGACATTGTG CAAGCTAAGGATAACATCACGAATGTCCGGCTACTACGGAAGGAGGTTCTGCATAACGTCTCG AACGCTGAGAGCTGTTACCTTATCCGTGCCCTGCTGAAGTTCTACTTGAATACCGTTTTCAAAAACTACCAGGATAAGGCAGCTGACTTCAGGGTCCGGAAGTCATTCTCCACTCTGGCCAACAACTTCATTGTCATCGTGTCAAAACTACAGCCCAGT CAGGAAAATGAGATGTTTTCTGTCAGTGACAGTGCACGCAGGCGGTTTCTGCTGTTCCAGAGAGCGTTTAAACAG TTGGACATAGAAGCGGCCCAGACCAAAGCCTTTGGAGAAGTGGACATTCTCTTGACCTGGATGGAAAAATTCTACCAGCTCTGA
- the IL20 gene encoding interleukin-20, with protein MKASGLPICLLSAVFYLFWTPSAGLKTLHLGSCVITTNLQAMRNGFSEIRDSVQAKDEIIDIRILRKTESLQDTKPADQCCLLRHVLRLYLDRVFKNYQTPDHHILRKTSSLANSFLTIKKDLRLCHAHMTCPCGEEAVEKYSQILSHFEELTPQAAVVKALGELDILLQWMEELA; from the exons ATGAAAGCGTCTGGTCTTCccatctgccttctctctgctGTGTTTTATCTCTTCTGGACACCTTCCGCTGGGCTGAAGACACTCCATTTGGGAAGTTGTGTGATCACCACAAACCTTCAGGCAATGCGAAACGGGTTTTCTGAGATACGGGACAGTGTG CAAGCCAAAGATGAAATCATTGACATCAGAATCTTGAGGAAGACTGAGTCTTTGCAAGACACCAAG CCTGCAGATCAGTGCTGCCTCCTGCGCCATGTACTGAGACTCTACCTGGACAGGGTTTTCAAAAACTATCAGACCCCTGACCACCATATCCTCCGGAAGACCAGCAGTCTTGCCAACTCTTTTCTTACCATCAAGAAGGACCTCCGGCTCTGC CATGCCCACATGACATGCCCTTGTGGGGAGGAAGCAGTGGAGAAATACAGCCAGATTCTGAGTCACTTCGAAGAG CTTACGCCTCAGGCAGCGGTGGTGAAGGCTTTGGGAGAGCTGGACATTCTCCTGCAGTGGATGGAGGAGCTGGCCTAG